Proteins encoded in a region of the Paucidesulfovibrio longus DSM 6739 genome:
- a CDS encoding polysaccharide biosynthesis tyrosine autokinase: MNKLAKAMLKAIDSSDTLSSGPRAGGKDGGSSKTIKLNKAHMAKHMVIGGITDPRILDYYNLLRTQVLQRTRGEQKNVIMVTSAIPGEGASLTAINLAISIARELNQFALLVDTHLRNPVIDKYFGISTKRGLSDYLVSEVPIFDLMIRTDLDKLALLPVGRTITGSTEILGSPKMRTLVREMKERYPDRYVIFNCPPLLRVPDALVFSSYVDQILLVNEAGRTTRRQIRQAVDLVDRSKLLGMVLNKAKETV; the protein is encoded by the coding sequence ATGAACAAACTCGCAAAGGCCATGCTCAAGGCCATAGATTCATCGGACACGCTGTCGAGCGGCCCCAGGGCTGGCGGCAAGGACGGGGGAAGCTCCAAGACCATCAAGCTGAACAAGGCCCACATGGCCAAGCACATGGTCATCGGCGGCATCACCGACCCGCGCATCCTGGACTACTACAACCTGCTGCGCACCCAGGTGCTCCAGCGCACCCGCGGCGAGCAGAAGAACGTCATCATGGTCACCTCGGCCATTCCCGGCGAGGGGGCCTCGCTCACGGCCATCAACCTGGCCATCAGCATCGCGCGGGAGCTGAACCAGTTCGCCCTGCTCGTGGACACGCACCTGCGCAACCCGGTCATCGACAAGTACTTCGGCATCAGCACCAAACGCGGGCTGTCCGACTACCTCGTCAGCGAGGTGCCCATCTTCGACCTGATGATCCGCACGGACCTGGACAAGCTCGCCCTGCTTCCCGTGGGCCGGACCATCACCGGCTCGACGGAAATCCTGGGATCTCCCAAGATGCGCACCCTGGTGCGCGAGATGAAGGAACGCTACCCGGACCGATACGTGATCTTCAACTGCCCGCCCCTGCTCCGCGTTCCCGACGCCCTGGTCTTCTCCTCCTACGTGGACCAGATCCTGCTGGTCAACGAAGCCGGCAGGACCACCCGCCGACAGATTCGCCAGGCCGTGGACCTGGTCGACAGAAGCAAATTGCTCGGCATGGTCCTGAACAAGGCCAAGGAAACAGTGTAG
- a CDS encoding polysaccharide biosynthesis/export family protein: MKKIAMMMLLSLFMVGMVADQAAQAEDQQDLRKMFESVSPGGYHVGAEDVLQIFVWGDETLTQQVMVRPDGYISLPLIGEVLCLGRTVEDIRKEVDRRYKQYISDTPVSIMIVELNSPKVYVIGKVNRPGVYIMPHPMTVTQALALAGGFNPFADEANILLVRGLGPDQKVYVYDYADISLGKNMHQNVLLRPNDTIVVP; encoded by the coding sequence ATGAAAAAGATCGCTATGATGATGTTGTTGTCGCTGTTCATGGTCGGCATGGTCGCCGACCAGGCCGCGCAGGCCGAGGACCAGCAGGACCTGCGCAAGATGTTCGAATCCGTTTCGCCCGGCGGCTATCATGTCGGCGCGGAAGACGTGCTGCAGATTTTCGTCTGGGGGGACGAAACCCTTACGCAGCAGGTCATGGTCCGTCCCGACGGATACATTTCCCTGCCGCTCATCGGCGAAGTGCTCTGCCTCGGCCGCACCGTGGAGGACATCCGCAAGGAGGTGGACCGCCGGTACAAGCAGTACATCTCGGATACGCCCGTGAGCATCATGATCGTGGAGCTGAACAGCCCCAAGGTCTATGTCATCGGCAAGGTCAACCGGCCGGGCGTCTACATCATGCCGCACCCCATGACCGTGACCCAGGCGCTCGCCCTGGCGGGCGGGTTCAACCCGTTCGCGGACGAGGCGAACATTCTTCTCGTGCGCGGCCTCGGACCGGATCAAAAGGTCTACGTCTACGACTACGCGGACATTTCCCTGGGCAAGAACATGCATCAGAACGTTCTGCTCAGGCCCAACGACACCATCGTGGTGCCGTAA
- a CDS encoding bifunctional sulfate adenylyltransferase/adenylylsulfate kinase, with protein MNKETGVLLLPSGEAQALRRRIPELPGWDLGRRGLCDLELLMQGAFAPLGGYMSREQYESVLAGMRLPDGRLWPLPICLALPEAVAGALEPGAELALNDREGFPLAVLRVEELWRPDRRAEALALFGTDDPSGHAGVRRFFEEPCDYYVSGPLLGLHLPVHHDFLDLRRSPDELRTSFRRMGWSRVLGTHPHRLLHRMDREVLLGAARRADANILLMPAADQPFLVDDDHFHKVRCHRAFFRNLPEGMAQLGLLPLASRGAGPREAMLQALALKSCGCTHFLVDASQGEPQPCNGAHAYPPRAAFELLERHADELGIEPVLAESLRYHSRRRCFLPAAQVRPEESVAPPTPEELDTLLEFGRDIPSWYVFPDVLEEMRRAHPPRHRQGFSVFFTGLSGAGKSTLAKILYVRFMEEGSRPVTLLDGDIVRRNLSSELGFSREHRVLNVTRIGFVASEIVKNRGIAICAPIAPYEEARRANRELISQYGGYVEIHVSTSLEVCERRDRKGLYAKARAGLKKGVTGVDDPFEPPQHADLSLDTSGLSPEEAARKVFLLLEQMGYVR; from the coding sequence ATGAACAAGGAAACCGGCGTCCTGCTGCTTCCCTCCGGGGAAGCGCAGGCGCTTCGGCGCAGAATCCCGGAACTGCCCGGCTGGGACCTCGGTCGGCGCGGGCTCTGCGATCTCGAACTGCTGATGCAGGGCGCTTTTGCGCCGCTGGGCGGCTACATGAGCCGGGAGCAGTACGAGTCCGTGCTGGCCGGGATGCGGCTGCCGGACGGGCGGCTCTGGCCGCTGCCGATCTGCCTGGCCCTGCCCGAGGCCGTGGCCGGGGCGCTGGAACCCGGGGCGGAGCTGGCGCTCAACGACCGCGAGGGCTTTCCCCTGGCCGTGTTGCGCGTGGAGGAGCTTTGGCGTCCGGATCGGCGGGCCGAGGCCCTGGCCCTCTTCGGCACGGACGACCCCTCCGGCCATGCGGGAGTGCGACGTTTCTTCGAGGAACCCTGCGATTACTACGTCAGCGGGCCGCTCCTGGGCCTGCACCTGCCCGTGCACCACGACTTCCTGGATTTGCGCCGTTCTCCGGACGAACTGCGGACAAGCTTTCGGCGCATGGGCTGGAGCCGCGTCCTCGGCACGCATCCCCACAGACTGCTGCACCGCATGGACCGTGAGGTGCTGCTCGGCGCGGCCCGCCGGGCCGACGCGAACATCCTGCTCATGCCCGCCGCGGACCAGCCTTTTCTCGTGGACGACGACCATTTCCACAAGGTCCGCTGCCACCGCGCGTTTTTCCGCAACCTGCCCGAAGGCATGGCGCAGCTGGGCCTTCTGCCGTTGGCCTCCCGGGGGGCCGGCCCGCGCGAGGCCATGCTTCAGGCGCTGGCGCTCAAGTCCTGCGGCTGCACGCATTTCCTCGTGGACGCGTCCCAGGGCGAGCCGCAGCCGTGCAACGGGGCGCACGCCTACCCGCCGCGGGCGGCCTTCGAGCTGCTGGAGCGCCACGCGGACGAACTGGGCATCGAGCCCGTGCTTGCGGAGAGTCTGCGCTACCATTCCCGGCGCAGGTGCTTTTTGCCCGCGGCGCAGGTGCGGCCCGAAGAATCCGTTGCACCGCCGACTCCCGAAGAGCTGGACACGCTGCTGGAGTTCGGACGCGACATTCCCTCCTGGTACGTCTTTCCGGACGTGCTCGAAGAGATGCGCCGCGCCCATCCGCCCCGGCACCGCCAGGGCTTCAGCGTGTTCTTCACGGGGCTTTCCGGCGCGGGCAAGTCCACCCTGGCCAAGATCCTCTACGTGCGCTTCATGGAGGAGGGCTCCCGCCCGGTCACGCTGCTCGACGGCGACATCGTGCGGCGCAACCTTTCCAGCGAGCTGGGCTTCTCCCGCGAGCACCGCGTGCTCAACGTGACCCGCATCGGCTTCGTGGCCTCGGAGATCGTCAAGAACCGGGGCATTGCCATCTGCGCGCCCATCGCGCCCTATGAGGAGGCCCGCCGCGCCAACCGCGAGCTGATCTCCCAATACGGCGGCTACGTCGAGATTCACGTTTCCACCTCCCTGGAGGTCTGCGAACGGCGCGACCGCAAGGGGCTGTACGCCAAGGCCCGCGCCGGGCTGAAAAAAGGCGTCACGGGCGTGGACGACCCCTTCGAGCCGCCGCAGCACGCGGACCTGAGCCTGGACACGTCCGGGCTGAGCCCGGAGGAGGCCGCCCGCAAGGTCTTCCTCTTGCTGGAACAGATGGGCTACGTGCGTTGA
- a CDS encoding ExeA family protein, whose product MYNQFFGLAEKPFSLAASPRYLYLGKSHKAALTFLKYGLVDRSGIILMTGEIGAGKTTLTRYLLDKLRRLNALDVIEIPNTSLVEDTLVSAILQELGVQLEGTETSAMQVRILNEYLLRQQKRDKRVLLVLDEAQSLPDRTLEEIRMLSNLQSGEDILLQVLLIGQPELRRRIMERSKTYLAQRIAVSCHLTSLDISEAGPYIEHRLSVAGHKSPAGLFTDEAVALIHEASAGVPRVMNILCNLALIYAFADEKTVIDGRIAQEIIKDKAKDGILLTPSGKLISPEAPPQPEELSELRGRVARLEQTVRQLARQLTRQKAALSDA is encoded by the coding sequence ATGTACAATCAATTCTTCGGACTCGCGGAAAAGCCGTTCTCCCTGGCGGCCAGCCCAAGGTATCTCTACCTCGGGAAAAGCCACAAGGCGGCCTTGACCTTCCTCAAGTACGGGCTGGTGGACCGCAGCGGGATCATCCTCATGACCGGGGAGATCGGCGCGGGCAAGACCACCCTGACACGCTACCTGCTGGATAAGCTGAGGCGCTTGAACGCCTTGGACGTCATCGAGATTCCCAACACCTCCCTGGTGGAGGACACGCTCGTGAGCGCGATCCTCCAGGAGCTCGGCGTCCAGCTCGAAGGCACCGAGACCTCGGCCATGCAGGTGCGCATCCTCAACGAATACCTCCTGCGGCAGCAAAAGCGCGACAAGCGCGTGCTGCTCGTGCTGGACGAGGCCCAGAGCCTGCCCGACCGGACCCTGGAAGAGATCCGCATGCTCTCCAACCTCCAGTCCGGGGAGGACATCCTCCTCCAGGTGCTGCTCATCGGCCAGCCCGAACTGCGCAGGCGGATCATGGAGCGCAGCAAGACCTATCTCGCCCAGCGCATCGCGGTTTCCTGCCACCTGACCTCGCTGGACATCTCCGAGGCCGGCCCCTACATCGAGCACCGCCTCTCCGTGGCGGGCCACAAGTCCCCGGCAGGACTCTTCACGGACGAGGCCGTGGCCCTGATCCACGAAGCCTCGGCAGGCGTTCCCAGGGTCATGAACATTCTCTGCAACCTCGCCCTGATCTATGCCTTCGCCGACGAGAAGACCGTCATCGACGGCCGCATCGCCCAGGAGATCATCAAGGACAAGGCCAAGGACGGCATCCTGCTCACGCCGAGCGGCAAGCTCATCAGCCCGGAGGCGCCTCCGCAGCCGGAGGAACTCTCCGAACTGCGCGGCAGGGTGGCCCGCCTGGAACAGACCGTGCGCCAACTCGCCCGGCAGCTGACCCGGCAGAAGGCCGCGCTCAGCGATGCCTAG
- a CDS encoding GumC family protein, which yields MEFQNDLQFYLRVFKRRKWQCIVPAIGAMVICTMFALFLPSVYRSSALVLIETQDIPEDLVQSTITGLIEERLQGLNRTVLSRSQLLEIIEQFNLYSSERQRMTMSEIIDSMRNDINVDMVTTEVHDAAQARSGVATYAFTLSFDGKEPEKVLRVANRLVSLYLEANIKNREGQTRSAYQYLEGRLEDLGTQISEVEKRISEFKEKNKFFLPELVPMNIRLLDRVEGNLRFKEDDLEKSDAKLQYWLGVLASRPQFIQVRTTGGQRLITPEEELDRMRRDLVALKANHSDDHPDVVNLQKQVDALEEQVKYRQDLDDYSTELEQKENELKVLLEKYTDQHPDVRRLKSEVAQLHKDIDSISERFLIKPKHKEMELNPQWVQAKNEVETSRINVERLRKDVEGLLKQQTEIQHRIDTAPQVEVEYNILNSELETLKTEREELLRRMLAAKESKGLEESGLGEKFTLVDPPVLPEEPYSPNRPLLFALGLILSVSLGAGVGFTSHLLDRTVHDAEELFSVSRVPVLAVIPQLGDLDNMAGGKKAKQRLPVVILLSLAAALLAIHFFVEPLDLIVMRLIQSVF from the coding sequence ATGGAATTTCAGAACGATCTGCAATTTTACCTTCGCGTTTTCAAACGCAGAAAGTGGCAGTGCATCGTGCCCGCCATCGGCGCGATGGTCATCTGCACGATGTTCGCACTCTTTCTCCCGTCCGTGTATCGGTCCTCGGCACTCGTACTCATCGAGACCCAGGACATCCCTGAAGACCTCGTGCAGAGCACCATCACGGGACTCATCGAGGAACGCCTTCAGGGACTGAACCGGACGGTGCTCAGCCGCTCGCAGCTGCTGGAGATCATCGAGCAGTTCAACCTCTACAGCAGTGAACGCCAGCGCATGACCATGAGCGAGATCATCGACTCCATGCGCAACGACATCAACGTCGACATGGTCACCACGGAGGTCCACGACGCCGCGCAGGCGCGTTCGGGCGTGGCGACGTACGCGTTCACCCTCTCCTTCGACGGCAAGGAACCGGAAAAGGTTCTCCGGGTCGCCAACCGGCTCGTCTCGCTCTACCTCGAAGCCAACATCAAGAACCGCGAAGGCCAGACCCGTTCCGCCTACCAATACCTCGAAGGCCGGCTCGAGGACCTCGGCACCCAGATCAGCGAGGTGGAAAAGCGCATCTCCGAATTCAAGGAGAAAAACAAGTTCTTCCTGCCGGAGCTGGTGCCCATGAACATCCGCCTGCTTGACCGCGTCGAGGGCAACCTCCGCTTCAAGGAGGACGACCTCGAAAAGAGCGACGCCAAGCTCCAGTACTGGCTCGGCGTGCTCGCCTCCCGCCCGCAGTTCATCCAGGTGCGGACCACGGGCGGACAGCGGCTGATCACCCCGGAGGAGGAACTCGACCGCATGCGCCGCGATCTCGTGGCGCTCAAGGCCAACCACTCCGACGACCACCCCGACGTGGTCAACCTGCAGAAGCAGGTGGACGCGCTGGAAGAGCAGGTCAAGTATCGCCAGGATCTGGACGACTATTCCACCGAGCTGGAACAGAAGGAAAACGAGCTCAAGGTGCTGCTGGAGAAGTACACCGACCAGCACCCGGACGTGAGACGCCTCAAGAGCGAGGTCGCCCAGCTGCACAAGGACATCGATTCCATTTCCGAGCGGTTCCTGATCAAGCCCAAGCACAAGGAAATGGAACTCAACCCGCAGTGGGTCCAGGCCAAGAACGAGGTCGAGACCAGCCGGATCAACGTGGAACGCCTCCGGAAGGACGTAGAGGGCCTGCTCAAGCAGCAGACCGAGATCCAGCACCGCATCGATACCGCGCCCCAGGTCGAGGTGGAATACAACATCCTCAACTCCGAGCTGGAAACGCTCAAGACCGAACGCGAGGAACTGCTCAGGCGCATGCTCGCGGCCAAGGAATCCAAGGGTCTTGAAGAATCCGGCCTGGGCGAGAAGTTCACCCTGGTCGATCCGCCGGTGCTGCCGGAAGAGCCCTACAGCCCGAACCGGCCGCTGCTCTTCGCCCTGGGACTGATCCTGTCGGTTTCCCTCGGAGCGGGCGTGGGCTTCACCTCCCATCTGCTGGACCGTACGGTGCACGACGCGGAAGAGCTCTTCTCGGTCTCCCGCGTCCCCGTGCTCGCCGTGATTCCGCAGCTCGGCGACCTGGACAACATGGCAGGAGGCAAGAAGGCGAAACAGCGCCTGCCTGTCGTGATCCTGCTTTCCCTCGCGGCGGCGCTCCTGGCGATCCACTTCTTCGTGGAGCCCTTGGACCTGATCGTCATGAGACTGATCCAGTCCGTCTTCTAG
- a CDS encoding sugar transferase, whose amino-acid sequence MFAQQVHIVVTFMILVEGLIVIGCGYLAAYLRWVVSGYLWRPDPTALVGIILFLMFVNSFSMGRMGLYSDRRPGSLLNVAWRLAVVVLIDFALLFVGLFSLKYYDIGRLFLLIYAALLYASLLFGRAFLDVYMNQRSSKGFNRRQVLIVGSDERAAKVVEALKEQRSWGHAVVGCLRPDAEAENCCQGVPDLGVAGNFIDVVHSHSVDEVIFALPRDGDIGVMIEECRRLGLSYRVVPSMYDPQEPTPMSVERIQNIPTLAWNSVRIDASGLLYKTILDYIAGLVGFCIFLAVYPFVAVAIKLDSPGPVMFRQPRVGQNRRLFHIYKFRSMFVDAEARKKELMAGNLMGGENGLMFKMERDPRVTRVGAFLRKTSLDELPQFINVLRGEMSLVGTRPPTVDEVERYDNWHYRRMSMKPGITGLWQISGRNKINDFDEVVKLDLSYIDNWHFFYDLVIIWKTIFVVLRRKGAL is encoded by the coding sequence ATGTTCGCACAGCAGGTCCACATCGTCGTCACCTTCATGATCCTGGTCGAGGGATTGATCGTGATCGGCTGCGGCTATCTGGCCGCCTACCTGCGCTGGGTCGTCAGCGGCTATCTCTGGCGTCCCGACCCCACCGCCCTCGTGGGCATCATTCTCTTCCTGATGTTCGTGAACTCCTTTTCCATGGGCCGGATGGGCCTTTACAGCGACCGGCGGCCCGGATCGCTGCTGAACGTGGCCTGGAGGCTGGCGGTCGTCGTGCTCATCGACTTCGCCTTGCTTTTCGTGGGCCTTTTTTCCCTGAAGTATTACGACATCGGCCGACTGTTCCTGCTGATCTACGCGGCGCTGCTCTACGCGTCCCTGCTCTTCGGGCGGGCCTTTCTGGATGTCTACATGAACCAGCGCAGCAGCAAGGGCTTCAACCGCCGCCAGGTGCTCATCGTGGGTTCGGACGAGCGGGCCGCCAAGGTGGTCGAGGCGCTCAAGGAGCAGCGCAGCTGGGGCCACGCCGTGGTGGGCTGCCTGCGTCCGGACGCGGAAGCCGAGAACTGCTGCCAAGGCGTGCCGGACCTGGGCGTGGCCGGGAATTTCATCGACGTGGTCCATTCCCACAGCGTGGACGAGGTCATCTTCGCGCTCCCCCGCGACGGCGACATCGGCGTCATGATCGAGGAATGCCGACGCCTGGGGCTTTCCTACCGGGTGGTGCCCTCCATGTACGACCCGCAGGAACCCACGCCCATGTCCGTGGAGCGCATCCAGAACATCCCCACGCTGGCCTGGAATTCGGTGCGCATCGACGCCAGCGGGCTGCTCTACAAGACCATTCTCGACTACATTGCCGGACTCGTCGGGTTCTGCATCTTCCTGGCCGTCTATCCCTTCGTGGCCGTGGCCATCAAGCTCGACTCGCCCGGACCCGTGATGTTTCGCCAGCCCCGCGTGGGCCAGAACCGCCGCCTCTTTCATATCTACAAGTTCCGGAGCATGTTCGTGGACGCGGAGGCGCGCAAGAAGGAACTCATGGCCGGGAACCTCATGGGAGGGGAAAACGGGCTGATGTTCAAGATGGAACGCGACCCCCGCGTGACCAGGGTGGGCGCCTTCCTGCGCAAGACCTCCCTGGACGAGCTGCCCCAGTTCATCAACGTGCTCCGCGGCGAGATGAGCCTCGTGGGCACGCGGCCGCCCACCGTGGACGAGGTGGAGCGCTACGACAACTGGCATTATCGCCGCATGAGCATGAAGCCCGGCATCACCGGACTCTGGCAGATTTCCGGACGCAACAAGATCAACGATTTCGACGAGGTCGTGAAGCTTGATTTGAGCTACATTGACAATTGGCATTTTTTCTATGATCTGGTCATCATCTGGAAGACAATATTCGTGGTGCTCAGGCGCAAGGGCGCGCTCTGA
- the xrtD gene encoding VPLPA-CTERM-specific exosortase XrtD gives MPMDISRENRTLAAALLFWLVCAFVLFGPHLDGLLGRWNAEDNSYCYLVPLVFGYMVWQGRAVFFPACPKGSALPSLLLFLLLACSYLAGLLGSLETLVYGAVWLGVAGLTAAFGGWRGLKRLWFPLLILLFAVPLPPFLNRLLTFRLRLFSTELSVRLLEWLRIPAYADGNIIDMGVTKLQVVDACSGLRYLMPSLLMGLLLGYFFHTRIWKRLFLMVLSVPVTIVANAFRIAMTGVLVAYVSPEFGQGFLHDFSGWLVYMISILLLGATSFGLKKVHRAPPRPEPEPRSCRLEASVWPRIVIGGAVMLLAAGAGEHLLHRQAAPERASFESFSMHLGEWRGKRFYLDQEILDELWADDYVTGNFRNERTGNVLHLLVSYYERQTTEHTAHAPTSCLLGGGWDLAAKRPLPPAPERGRKFPVMQLQLQKPGLVVLSNFWFQQRGRIITSEWMNKIWLVADSLSLGRSDGALVRVELYLNPDQSLAEGQALLDDFDALLQERLTAHIPGR, from the coding sequence ATGCCTATGGACATTTCCCGCGAAAACCGCACGCTGGCGGCGGCTCTGCTCTTTTGGCTGGTCTGCGCCTTCGTCCTGTTCGGTCCCCACCTGGACGGACTGCTCGGACGTTGGAACGCGGAGGACAATTCCTATTGCTACCTGGTGCCCCTGGTCTTCGGGTACATGGTCTGGCAGGGGCGGGCCGTTTTCTTTCCCGCCTGTCCCAAGGGCAGCGCGCTGCCCTCGCTCCTGCTTTTCCTGCTGCTGGCCTGCTCCTACCTGGCCGGGCTGCTGGGCTCCCTGGAAACCCTGGTCTATGGCGCCGTCTGGCTGGGCGTCGCCGGGCTGACAGCGGCCTTCGGCGGCTGGCGCGGCCTGAAGCGGCTCTGGTTTCCGCTGCTGATCCTGCTCTTCGCCGTGCCCCTGCCGCCGTTCCTGAACCGGCTGCTGACCTTCCGGCTGCGGCTGTTCTCCACGGAGCTCTCGGTGCGCCTGCTGGAATGGCTGCGCATTCCGGCCTATGCCGACGGCAACATCATCGACATGGGCGTGACCAAGCTTCAGGTCGTGGACGCCTGTAGCGGCCTGCGCTACCTGATGCCCTCCCTGCTCATGGGCCTGCTGCTCGGATATTTCTTCCATACCCGCATCTGGAAGCGCCTTTTCCTGATGGTGCTCAGCGTGCCCGTGACCATCGTGGCCAACGCCTTCCGCATCGCCATGACCGGCGTGCTCGTGGCCTACGTCTCGCCGGAATTCGGCCAGGGCTTCCTGCACGATTTTTCCGGCTGGCTGGTCTACATGATTTCGATCCTGCTGCTGGGGGCGACCAGCTTCGGGCTCAAGAAAGTGCACCGCGCCCCGCCGAGGCCCGAACCGGAGCCTCGGTCCTGCCGTCTGGAGGCTTCGGTCTGGCCGCGCATCGTCATCGGCGGCGCGGTCATGCTCCTGGCGGCAGGTGCCGGGGAGCATCTGCTGCACCGGCAGGCCGCGCCCGAACGGGCCAGCTTCGAGAGCTTTTCCATGCACCTGGGCGAATGGCGCGGCAAGCGCTTCTACCTCGATCAGGAGATTCTGGACGAGCTTTGGGCGGACGACTACGTGACCGGCAATTTCCGCAACGAGAGAACGGGCAACGTGCTGCATCTGCTCGTCTCCTACTACGAGCGCCAGACCACGGAACACACCGCGCACGCGCCCACCTCCTGCCTGCTCGGCGGCGGTTGGGATCTCGCGGCCAAGAGGCCCCTGCCGCCCGCGCCGGAGCGAGGCCGGAAATTCCCGGTCATGCAGCTCCAGCTCCAGAAGCCGGGCCTGGTCGTGCTTTCCAATTTCTGGTTCCAGCAACGGGGCCGGATCATCACCAGCGAATGGATGAACAAGATCTGGCTCGTGGCGGACTCGCTTTCCCTGGGGCGTTCGGACGGCGCGCTGGTGCGCGTGGAGCTGTACCTCAATCCGGACCAGAGCCTCGCCGAGGGGCAGGCCCTGCTCGACGATTTCGACGCGCTGCTTCAAGAGCGCCTGACGGCCCATATTCCGGGACGCTGA